AGGTATTATTGGTAGATGCAGATATGCACCATCCAGTGCAGCATCGGATTTGGGATCTTACTAATCAAGTAGGTTTGAGTAATGTGATTGTCGGAGATACAGAACTGGGTACGGCAATTAGGGAAGTGATGCCTAATTTGGATGTATTGACTTGTGGGGTAATTCCACCTAATCCCATGACTTTACTCGATTCCCAAAGAGTATCTTCGTTAATAGATGAGTTTACAGAATTATATGATTTGGTGATTATCGATGCTCCCTCGTTAAATGTAGCTGCTGATGCACTGATTTTGGGTAAAAAAGCAGATGGTCTTTTATTCGTGGTGCGACCTGGCGTGGTAGATTATGCTAGTGCGATTTTTGCTAAAGAACTTATGGAAAAATCTAATCAGAATGTGCTTGGTTTGGTAGTAAATGGAGTGATTTCTAATCACGAGCCTCATAGTTGTTATTATTTTGCTAATGAATCTTATTCAATTACAGATACAGAAAATATAAATAATGGCAAGGTAAGTTGATTAGTGGTTTTACTGCTCTTGTGTCGCTCTGATGAAATAAAAATCAACTTTTAAATATGGAAATTAAGATAGCTCAGATCTTGCACCGGTCTTATCACCTTAGTTCCTGGCAAATAGCTAAACTGGAAAACCTGTATTTTTCGTGAAGAAGCCAGGTTTCTTAGGTCTTGTTGAAAATGGTGCAAGATGGGAACCCGAATCTCTATCAATCTCGTTAAGAGATGAATTTTTATGACGAGTTGCAAACTTGTATGACAAATAATGCTCTAAGTAATAACACTGAAATATATTTAAGCAGTATAGTAAGACAAGAGGAAAAACTCGATCGTCAAGTTAAAACTCTATTTTGCTTATCAGCGATACATTTGCCAGTTTACGTGAACTTACCGAGATAAGAGGACAACGCCAATTTTCCTACCCAACCATCTGAAAACTGCATAAAATTTGGTTCGATCTTTTAAAAACGATCGCAGAAGAAGGTAACTCAGAGCGATATTCATATATTCCTCATCTCAGGTCTTGCACCTTTCTCAATAAGGCTAAAGAAACCGGGTTTCTAAACGAAAAATCAGGTTTTCCAGTAAGAGTATTTGCCAGAAACTAAGGTGATAACTCTGATGCAAGATGTGAGTCATTCTTCTAGCAAGGTAATGCCAACACCAAAGAGTGATTTGTCAAGGTGGATGGCTTGGTTCAGTTAAGCATTAACTGAAAATTATTGCAGTGAATTTACTGGTGGTGATTACCATAGGAATTCCAGTTTTTTTTTAAAATTCCCAAATAATGAAAACTTCAAAAAAGTAACTATTAGGGAGAGCAAAACTCATGTTAAAAGCAATTAATTGGATGTTAAACATTCAAACTTCGGAAGGATACAAGATCTCAGAAGCCAACAAAATTGAAGTTGATGCTTGCGATGCGATCGGCATAATTCTCAAAGGTAATGCTCAAGCCGAAGACATTGAAATTCAACCAGGTGGGAGCGGGCAAGTAAAATTTTTACTAATTCAATCCGACTGCTACGACCCCAAAATCAGTTACAGCGTCAATGAAGATAAGAGCAACGATCAAGAGCGGATTAAGCTAGATGCTTTGCAACTTATGATGGGGAATGGCGCAGAAAATTTACTTAAGAAATCCCCGAACAAACTCTTTTTCTACAACGGACTGACGCGAGACGTAACGCTGCACATTCTGGTTGGTAGAAAGGCAACCACACCATAAATTATCAATCCCATCACTTTGCACATTTAATCCCTAACCCGGAGGATATTCCATGCCAGTTACCCCAACTTATCCAGGTGTTTACATTGAAGAAATTCCCAGTGGAGTTCGCACGATCGCAGGTGTAGCCACCTCTATTACAGCGTTTATCGGACGATCGCGCAAAGGCCGCGTTAACGAACCGATTCGCATTCAAAACTTTGGCGACTTTCAAAGACAATTCGGCGGTTTGTGGGTTCACAGTACCATGAGTTACGCCCTTCAGCACTACTTCCTCAATGGTGGCAGCGATGCGATCGTCATTCGCATCGTTCACAACGACGCACGACAAGCTACAGTCTTGCTCGCAGGTTCCCCCGGTAATCCCCCCCTGGAACTGGAAGCGGTTAGCGAAGGCACTTGGGGCAACAATTTGCGAGCGCGAGTAGATTACAGCACCCGTCCACCCGAACCAGGAGAAGACGCAAACAGCTTATTCAACCTCAGTATTAAAGACATCAGCACGGGCGATGTCGAAAGTTTTCGCAACCTTTCCACCGACTCCAATCATCGCCGCTACGTTACTCGCGTGCTGGCAGAAGAATCTCACTTTGTCAGGGTTGTCGGTACAGTACCCACTATTAGACCAAACAACCATCCCGATCTTAACCCTGGTAAAGACCCCTTTGTAGAAGTTGGTTACTACACCAATTTCAACAATGATGGCAGCGATGGTTCTGCGATCGTCGATGATGACATCTGCAATCCCGATCTAGAAGGGCTCAAGCAAGGCATCTGGGCGCTAGAAAAAACCGATCTCTTCAACCTGCTGTGCATCCCTCCGCTAACGCGAGACACCGATATCGGCTCGATAACTCTGAGTTCAGCCTTAGCTTACTGCAAAAAACGGCGGGCGATGTTGCTGGTAGACGCCCCATCTACGTGGGGGGACAAAGACCGCGCGATCGCAGAAATTACTTCTCTCGGTATTAACGATAAAAACGCAGCCATTTTCTTTCCTCGCCTGAAAGTACCCGATCCGCTCAAAGAAAATCGCTTAGAAGAGTTTGCGCCTTGCGGTGCAGTCGCGGGAATTTTCGCTCGCACAGATGCCGCGCGCGGAGTTTGGAAAGCACCAGCCGGAATCGAAGCCACCCTCATCGGAGTGCGAGAACTCTCGGTTAAACTCACCGACGAAGAAAACGGTCAGTTAAATCCTTGGGGTATCAACTGTTTGCGAAGCTTTCCCGCGATCGGCAATGTAGTTTGGGGAGCGAGAACGCGAGAAGGAGACGATCGCCTAGCTTCCGAGTGGAAATACATACCCGTCCGCCGCATAGCCTTATTTATTGAAGAAAGCCTTTATCGGGGGACTCAGTGGGTAGTTTTTGAACCTAACGACGAGCCATTATGGGCGCAAATTCGCCTCAATATCGGGGCATTTATGCAAAACCTGTTTCGTCAAGGAGCTTTTCAAGGAACGACACCCCGCGAAGCTTACTTCGTGAAATGCGATCGAGAAACCACCACCCAAACCGATATTAATCTGGGAATTGTCAACATTTTGGTAGGTTTTGCACCGCTCAAACCCGCTGAATTCGTGATTATTAAAATTCAGCAAATGGCAGGTCAAATAACAACCTAATTTAAGCTGCCACGCATTTAATTTTAATACTCAGGCTGATGGGGAGATGGGGGGATGGGGTGATGGGGAGAGGGATTTACGGTTTTTGCCTAGCACCAGCAATATACAATTTAAATGCGATGCAAGCTTAGTAAATCAGGAGGTTTAGATGGCTCAATTTAGTGTCAATCCCCTGCGTTTTGACCCTTATAAAAATTTCAAATTTCGCGTCAAATGGGATGGGCGTTACGTCGCAGGTATCAGTAAGGTAAGCGCCCTGAAACGAACCACCGAAGTAGTCAAACATCGCGAAGGTGGCGACCCCAGTAGCAGCCGCAAATCACCCGGTCGTACCGAGTACGAAGCAATTACTTTAGAACGAGGCGTTACCCACGATAAAGATTTTGAGCAGTGGGCGAATAAAGTTTGGAACTACGGTTCTGGTTTGGGTTCGGAAACTTCGCTAAAAGATTATCGCAAAGATATCATCATCGAAGTTTATAACGAAGCCGGTCAACTTGCTTTAACTTATAAAGTTTATCGTTGTTGGGTATCGGAATTTCAAGCGCTTCCCGATCTTGATGCTAATGCCAATGCAGTAGCGATCCAACACATCAAGTTAGAAAACGAAGGATGGGAACGGGACTACGACGTAACCGAACCAACAGAACCTAGCTTTCTCGAACCTGCTTAATTAATCTAAAATCGGTTGACCTAAGCTTATGCGTCCCCTTAGCAATAGCGAAATTATCCAAATTTGGGAACGGGGATTCTCGCAACATCCCTTGAGACAAGCGATGATTCTGTTAGTAGCTGCTTGTCCGGAGATGAAAGCTGAGGAACTGACGGCTTTAACCCTCGGGCAACGAGATGAGTATTTGTTGCGGTTGAGAGAATTGACGTTTGGATCGAGGCTTAATGGTTTTGTGCAATGTCCGTCTTGTGGCGATCGCTTAGAGCTTTCCCTCAATACAGCCGATATTCGCGTTTCCGATC
This is a stretch of genomic DNA from Leptolyngbyaceae cyanobacterium. It encodes these proteins:
- a CDS encoding phage tail protein, with product MAQFSVNPLRFDPYKNFKFRVKWDGRYVAGISKVSALKRTTEVVKHREGGDPSSSRKSPGRTEYEAITLERGVTHDKDFEQWANKVWNYGSGLGSETSLKDYRKDIIIEVYNEAGQLALTYKVYRCWVSEFQALPDLDANANAVAIQHIKLENEGWERDYDVTEPTEPSFLEPA
- a CDS encoding phage tail sheath C-terminal domain-containing protein — protein: MPVTPTYPGVYIEEIPSGVRTIAGVATSITAFIGRSRKGRVNEPIRIQNFGDFQRQFGGLWVHSTMSYALQHYFLNGGSDAIVIRIVHNDARQATVLLAGSPGNPPLELEAVSEGTWGNNLRARVDYSTRPPEPGEDANSLFNLSIKDISTGDVESFRNLSTDSNHRRYVTRVLAEESHFVRVVGTVPTIRPNNHPDLNPGKDPFVEVGYYTNFNNDGSDGSAIVDDDICNPDLEGLKQGIWALEKTDLFNLLCIPPLTRDTDIGSITLSSALAYCKKRRAMLLVDAPSTWGDKDRAIAEITSLGINDKNAAIFFPRLKVPDPLKENRLEEFAPCGAVAGIFARTDAARGVWKAPAGIEATLIGVRELSVKLTDEENGQLNPWGINCLRSFPAIGNVVWGARTREGDDRLASEWKYIPVRRIALFIEESLYRGTQWVVFEPNDEPLWAQIRLNIGAFMQNLFRQGAFQGTTPREAYFVKCDRETTTQTDINLGIVNILVGFAPLKPAEFVIIKIQQMAGQITT